In Leptolyngbya subtilissima AS-A7, the sequence TTTACCATGCTGTGGATTTTGGTGGGTCTGGTGGCCCTCAAGTTTACGGGGGCGTTGGTGAGCGCGGTTGACAGCACCCCCATCTTTAGTGCCCTGATGGAGCTGGTGGGGCTGTGGGTGACGGTTAACTTTGTGCGGCAGAACTTGCTCAGCGGGGGCGATCGCGCCCGCCTCAATCAGACCTACCAGCAGTGGCGGCACAAGGTGCTTGACCCCGATATCGCAGCGCCAGCTCCCACCCCGGTCCTGCTGCCTGCGCCCGTGCCCCAAGAAGGCAGCGATGACGGTGCCCCCACCCCCCACGATGAGGGCCACGATACGGTTAGAGGGGATGGGGAGCCGAATCAAAAGCTGTTTGCTGGGGTCACCGGCACCGTGCAGGTACTCATTCCTTTGACGGGCGTGGTAGATGTCGATGCCCTCAGAGCCAAGGTGGAAAAAGACCTGGGCAAGGTGGAGGCGGAGATCAAGTCGCTCTCGGGGCGGCTGAGCAACCCCGGCTTTGTGGATAAAGCCCCCGCCGATGTGGTGCAGGGAGCCCGCAATTCCCTGGCCGAGGCCGAGGCCCAAGCGACAATTCTCAAGGCGCGGCTGGCGATGCTGTAAGGGGCAACAGGACTCAATCCTTTGGCGGCAAAATCTCCGAACGATTTCCCCTGCCCCAGAAAGCCTTACGGAATGCGATACCGCAAAGGATTGGGAATTTTGACTGAGCCATAGGGCATTTCACCAAACTGGGCTCAATCTTTGCATGCGTACACAGAGCAGATCCGTCGCCCAAGTCAAAACTGGCTCAGAGGTACGAGCATTTTTAACCCTGGCGGTGCCCCTGGCCGGAGCCCAAGTGGCTCAGGCTGCCGTCGGCTTCGTCGACACCCTAATGATGGGGCGGCTGGGGGCCGAGACCCTCGCCGCTGGCGGCCTAGCGGCCATTAGCTTTCAGCTACTGCTGGCGGTGATCGGCGGGTTTGTGATGACCGTGGGGCCGCTGGTGGCCCAGGCCTTTGGGGCGGGGCAAAAGGATCAGGTTGAGGCAATCGCCCGGCAGGGGTTTTGGCTTTCGCTAGGGCTGAGTCTGCCGATGATGGCGGTGCTGAGCCAGCTCGATCGCATGTTGCTGGGGCTAGGGCAGCCCGAGGCGATCGCCACCCTCACCGCCCCCTACTTCCAAGGAATTCTCTGGGGCGCGTTTCCGGCTCTAGCCTTTGCCATGCTGCGGGGCTACGCTGCGGCCCTAGCCGAGGCCCAGGTGGTGATTGTGATTGTGCTGGTGGGCACAGTCTTTAACATTGTGGGCAACTATGCCCTAGGGTTTGGCAAATGGGGCTTCCCGGCCCTGGGGCTGGGGGGGCTAGGGCTATCCAGCGGACTGAGCTACTGGCTGATGTTTGGGCTATTTTTGCTCTACACCCTCAAGCATCCCAATTTGAAGGAATATCGTTTTTGGCGGGGGTGGCACCGGGTGCAGCCCCGGCTAGTCGGTCGGCTGCTGGGCATGGGGGGCGAGATCGCCGTCACCATCGCCTTAGAATTTAGCCTGTTTGCTGTGGTCACGTTTTTGATGGGGATCCTTGGCCCTGAGGTGCTGGCCGCCCACCAGACCGTATATCAAACGATTTACCTGATTTTCATGGTTCCTCTAGGTATGTCCTACGCGGCGACGGCGCGGGTGGGACTGGCTTTTGGTCAGCAGGATATGGGCGCGGCGCGACGGGCAGGGTATGTGGCGATGGCGATCGCCGCTGTCTTTATGCTGCTAGCCACCCTCGGCCTCCTGCTATTTCGCCAGTCCATTATTGGCCTCTACCTAGACCTGCGTGATCCAGTTAATGCCCCGGTAATTGCCCTGGCCCTGCCAATGCTTTTTGTGGCGGCATTGGCCCAGCTCACCGACGGTGTCCAGCGAGTCGCTTCAGGGGCGCTCTACGGGCTGCAAGATACCCGCATGCCTATGGTGCTCAGCGGGCTAGCTTTCTGGGGCGTAGGGCTGACTACGGGCTATCTCCTAGGCTTTTGGCTCGGCCTCGACGGGGTCGGGCTGTGGATTGGCCAATCCATTGGGGTAGCCACCGCTGGAATCATTTTTGTGGTCCGGTTCCATCGCTTGACCCGCCCCAGCCGGGCAGTCTGACGGCGGCACATAAGCGCTAGGGCCGGTGAGCCAGGTTAGTTTATGGACGCACGGTTTCGTAGCGAATGAGGCGACGAATGGTGTCTGTAGAAACATTCAGCCGCTGCGCCATTTCGGCTTCAATGGTCGCTGGCGATCGCATCGGTAGGTAAAAGTCGAGGGTGCGCGGCACCGGCTTCACCACAATCACCTCAACCCGAGTCGCCCGGCGATCGCCCCCAGCCGCCCCAGCCTGACCATCGTTGTCAATGACCGCGCGAATGCTGAGAATGCCTTCGTCCTGCGCCGCCGCATTGGTCGCTAAAACCAGAGGTGCGATCGCCCGGCCTGCCACCCCCAGGTAGTGATGAGTCCAGCCGTAGCCAGCCAGCCAAAATGCGGCCCCCAACAGCCCCAGGGGTAGCCAAAACTCTAGGCCAGAGTGAGTAAGGAGACGTTTGAACGCAGGCATAAGCGATGGGGAAAGGTGGGAAGTGGGTAATGTAGGGGATGATTCTAAAGCTTAACGTCACCAGCATCACATCCACCCATCTACTCATCCACCTGCCCATCCACCCCTCTCCTCTTCACACTTCCCTTAGGTAAACTAATTAATGGTAAACAGCAGGTTAAGCTAGCAAAGCGAGATTTGTAGCCCTGAGAACACTTGCTGCGTTATCCCAAGCGGGTGCCAACCCACAGCCCGCTAGAACAAGCCCTGTAGGTCCTGGGCACCGAGCCCTGGCTCGCACCCATCAATGGCAGAGGCGATCGCTTCAGCATTCGCGAACTCTGTGCCTAAGCCCCTCTGATCCCATCCACTCACCTCCTATCCCTCGTCTCCCCATCTCCCCATGTTTACCCGCAGCCGCAAACACCTCACCCAGTGGCTCATGCTGACCATGGGCAGCGTTTTTGTGGTGTTTGGCGGGCTGCTCTACGTCATTGAAGTAGAGCGCGAGCTAAACAAACTCGACCAGCAGCTCTACCGCGAAGCGGAACTGATGATTAGCAGCGGCGGCGCTGACTCGTCACCCAACCCAACCTACCCCGTGCAGTTTCAGATCAAAACGGTGCCGCTGCTCG encodes:
- a CDS encoding MATE family efflux transporter, which codes for MRTQSRSVAQVKTGSEVRAFLTLAVPLAGAQVAQAAVGFVDTLMMGRLGAETLAAGGLAAISFQLLLAVIGGFVMTVGPLVAQAFGAGQKDQVEAIARQGFWLSLGLSLPMMAVLSQLDRMLLGLGQPEAIATLTAPYFQGILWGAFPALAFAMLRGYAAALAEAQVVIVIVLVGTVFNIVGNYALGFGKWGFPALGLGGLGLSSGLSYWLMFGLFLLYTLKHPNLKEYRFWRGWHRVQPRLVGRLLGMGGEIAVTIALEFSLFAVVTFLMGILGPEVLAAHQTVYQTIYLIFMVPLGMSYAATARVGLAFGQQDMGAARRAGYVAMAIAAVFMLLATLGLLLFRQSIIGLYLDLRDPVNAPVIALALPMLFVAALAQLTDGVQRVASGALYGLQDTRMPMVLSGLAFWGVGLTTGYLLGFWLGLDGVGLWIGQSIGVATAGIIFVVRFHRLTRPSRAV